Sequence from the Eriocheir sinensis breed Jianghai 21 chromosome 63, ASM2467909v1, whole genome shotgun sequence genome:
ACGGAATACTGAAGGCTTTCCAAGTCTACTGCCATAAGCATCAGAGTGTGAACGTGGGCTCCGGGTGTCTGATTGTAAATTCAGCTTCCTGTTGGCGTGGTTGTGTCCTAATTTGAGTGCGAGAGGGGGCTGGGCTGGGGGAAATGATGATGACTGCGAGACTAGAGTGTGATTGTATGTCATTAAGATGAGTAAATTGTGATGTGGATATTTCCTGGGTGTGAAGTGAACATTTACTCCGGTGATAATCGGTCATTTTTTATACATGGCTGGCAGCGGCAGTGGCGCAGACCAAAGGAAAACGTATAGCAGACAGTGTGTGGGTGTAAGAGATGAACGAAAGATCACGTGACTAGCAGAGGGGGTGCTTGGCTTTGTGGTGTGTGTATTATAAGATGGGATCTAAGTGTACGTATATATATGACATATATACGAGCAAGATCAAGAGAATTACCGGGTAATTATCTTGGTCTTGTATACGAGTATGTATGAGATCAAACAACAGGTGATTAAATACCTTGAAAGTGAGCTACCATTTAAAGCGCGCTGTCGTTACTGAACGCCGACAGGAGCTGACACAGGAGTCACGGGAAGAGGGCGTCGCCCACCAAGGTTACAAAGGGTCAGGGAACGAGGCTGATGGCCGGGaaaagacaatttttttttttcctgaatgGATGCTGGAAAGATATTGAACGGGAGCCTCTTGAGAACAGCAGGAGGAGTGAGCTGGACTGCCTGATGGAGTGTGAGGGTGGAGTGGACGCCATGCGGGACTAGGgtgtggcggcggaggcggcggcggcgacggtacggtggtggtggtggtggtccggcGGCCGTGCCTTGCTCACCCTCCCTCCTGGCCGAGAGCCCCGCCGTCCAGTAGTCACACCTTCCTGTGGAGGACGCACGCACACGTGAGACGCCGGGGACAGGAAGCCCTGCACCGGGGCGCCGGTAGCACGCCACAATAATTTATAGTTGCGCTTACCATccaatatctctatctatctatctatctatctttatatctatatctatctatctatctatatctatatctatctatctatctatctatctatctctatctatctatctatctatctatctatctatctatatctatatatatatatatatatatatatatatatatatatatatatatatgagagagagagagagagagagagagagagagagagagagagagagagagagagagagagagagagagagagagagagagagagagagagagagagagagagagagagagagagagagagagagagagagagagagagataaatatttgTTTCCGGTTGGTCTGTATAGAAGGCACAGACAAACTATGTGACGGTGGAAACATCTATTTCTCGTGATGGTTTTATCATCAATGTCAAACTGACCGAAACAGTCAGTCCCTCGTGGCTATGACCAACCAGAATTTTCTTAACATAACAAGACGAGCATTCCTTGtaatattactcttattatttttttctcacagCGCTGGCCGTCAGCCTCGTCTAGATAATTTGACCGAGGGACTTGTAAAGTACGTGTGGGCACAAGATAAGCCCAAGCTGTCTATTTCTTTTCCATCACTGAGTTGCTTGAAATTTTCAGTCAGTATATAATCATAGACATGCAATTGTACCATAAGAATGGATAATggaatactactactacagctgtaTCCTAAGAATTGGTAGATATAATACTACTAAATCAAACCGTTGTGTCGATACAGTTACTTACTCCTCCGGCATATTGATGGATGTGTCgcggtccttctcctcctcgtggaTCCTGCTCTTCTTGTCCATCATCTCGTTGTCGTCCCTGCTCACGTCTCTTCCCGACTCACAGTCCACCTCCTCCAtgtcgtcgtcctcgtcgtcctcgtcgttCTCCATGTTGCAAGACGCGTCCTCCTGGTCGGGCGGCAACTGGTACTGACATCGTCTTTTCTGACAGCCGGGGTACCACCAGTAGCTGACCACGCCCAGGGAGATGCCGCACAGCATGTTGGGGATGAGCAGGGCCATGATGATGTACTGCACCTCTTTGTTCCAGCTGTAGTTGGTGATGACCAAGTCAGGGTCGGCACGAGAGTAGTAGCAGGGGAAGATGGTTCCCTCGGGCCAGTAGTTGTCACTGAAGATGGTGCAGTTGGTGGATGGGGGATAGCCGCAGGCCTTGATGTTGATAAAGAGTGGAAGGCCGCGGCCAACCCACagctcatcatcgtcatcaatatCTTGGCCTTCGAAATCTTTCATGGGCACCAGCATATAGTTGACGTAAATCTGATCGCACTCATAAATGTCTCTCGTGCACCCCAGCTTGCACGAAGACCACGAACAGTTCTTCATGCCCCACTCGTGCTCTGAGCGGATCGTCTTGCAAACAACGGGGTCTGGGTCGAAGTTGGCCATGAGCGTCGAAATGGAAGGGTCCAGCACCCAAGGGATCATGAACATGAACACGAAGGAGGAAACGCAGGCGGTGGTGCCGAGGGTGAGGGTCGTGTAGTACTTCAACTGAGATACGAGACTTTCCTTTTCCTCGGGAGCCTCCATTCTGACCTCGAATCAACTAAGAAGCTCGGTGTTATCAGGAGAATGGAGAGTACAATTGAGAGCAGAAAGTGGACGGTAAGGTGAGAGTGGAAGGCaagtgtgtgggtggaggtggagtgtgTTCAGCTGAAGCACCCAGAAGAGGCAGCGCTGCGGGCACTGGTCTGGCTAAGACTGGAGCTGCCGGGAAACTATCGAACAAGATCTAAACTGAACACGGATCACCAATTAGCAAGTCCCAGAAAGTTCATGACAATAGACCGATAGGTGCCGTCAATGAAAATACCTTGTAGACTATGTACACCTGTGATTTGTTATTTCATTATGTAATATATCACACGAGTTAGCTTTTATTCACACCGTTACTTTGAGTTTAATAGCTTGTACAATTGAAATCTGAGCTATATTCTAAATAACAACAGGACTAGGcacttttaaatatatatatgtatatatatatatatacagcagaACTGTAAGCTAGAAACTGTTCAACTTAACACCCAAATTATTTTGTATAACAGTATAATACTATAAAGGGTACCAGGGAGCAGAAAATTACTTGCCTTCACCAGGCTGTAGGGTTGTTACCTATGTGTCTATCATAGCTTAGCTTCAATTCTCGTCGACCGGGAGACAAGCTACTGACAAGCTAACGACGCCTCTATAAAAAAGCTTCTCGTAGCCTCTTCTTTGGGTGACAACACGGCAAGACCCGGGGGTAATGTGTTGGGGCCTATTGCAGTGTGTCTGTCGCTGAGAACAACAGGTGAGTGTAAATCATAAGCTTTGTCTACGATGATTGGGACTTGTTGACTGGCTGCCACTGTTCACTGCATGGGTCCTAGCTGACGGCGTCGTTTCTACCTTTGTAACGGCAACGAGGTACAACAGTTTAGGTCGCTTTTAGCGCCAAAATTTACAAGATGAACCTTCTGTTCAGTAAGCAAAATACACGTGATGCTATCGTTGTGTCAAGGCGGCTTTTGGGGCCGCTATTACCAAGGACAGGCGCTGGCAGGGCAGCGTCTCAACAATGACCGATGTAACGAGATTCAAAGATTGTTGTCGCTGAACACGAccattatctatttattttttgccttttttttaagCTGTTAAGAAACAAATGCTTATCTATATAGATTAGATTTGTGCACTTATGAAAAAGTTTGTGCAACTAGATGAAGCTTGTGGACTCAAAACGACCATCCTATCTGAATACTTTGATCGCGGGTGCTGAGAGCGGCAAAGGAGGGGAGGGCGCTCACTGGTTGGGGATGAGCGTGTAGTCACTTGATCGTGTGCACCGTCACAACAGTTCGTCAAACTGTACGGGATCCTTAGCagctggaaaaaaaaggaaagggccTCATTAAAAGGAGAATGTttatacatgcatatatatatatatatatatatatatatatatatatatatatatatatatatatatatatatatatatataatataatataatataatatattataatataatataataaatataatcaAGGCCACTCACATCATTAAGTATGCACGTAAATTACTTCAGTATTTCATGATGCAAAAGAAAATTTTGTTACAAAATTAGCCTCTCATATGTACACGACCACAACCATTAAATGTGTTGCCTCATGACAATCACAGAGGTGGACTCCATTCCTCGGCCGAGCCCCTGCCACACAGTACAGACACAACACAAAGACAACACTTGCCTCACGATGCGTCCACTGACACCTTCCCACAAACCACAAGCCTCTGTAACACATTTCTCTCCCACTACTCCTTCAACGACACCtatattcaacacacacacaaacacaagaacacACAGCCAGGCAAACACTACGGAACACAGAACAGCAGCGAGGGTGACAAAGGACCAAGACACCCCAGGGGGGGGTTACATTTGTCCCGACAGGCGGtgaccttcccctccaccactctcttatttcacacacacacacacacacacacacacacacacacacacacacacacacacacacacacacacattgaagaaggaaaatacgCTAAATCCACGGTTCCCAGGCGGTCTACATAACCTCCGATCGCTCGTGCGTGGTCTACACAAATATGTAAGTAGTTTTGATGCTGATTGACATGTGAATGCCTGAAAATTTCTTGCTAAAATATTGTAATTATTCAAAATACATTAATAAtatctaattatatgtgtttCTGACTGAGCTAAAATACaagtatttattcatttactgaATACAAAAGCAACAGGTCAAATATTCGTGGTATTGCATCTGCAGTTTTTCCTGAAGTGATTTCTATTTATTAATTACCAACTGAAAACTGTTTTCATTATTCTCTGAGAATCGTTGTCAGTAAAATCATATTTCACAGCGCAAGAAAGTACAGCAGCATTGGCAGGCTGTGTGTCAAGGTGGGCGAGCAAAACGAACCTGCACCTGCCCTTCAGAGCGAGTCAGGCCGTAAGCAGCAGAGCTCAGGAGGTTGTGTTTCATTCATTACCCACTTACCCAATGACGGGGCAACATGACCATTGCCCCACTCCACTTAAGTGCTCAGGAAAGAAAACCCAAGACATTTAATCTCCAACAACATAGATTAAATGACATGGCAAGACAAAACACATTTACCAGTAAAACAACAGCAGACCAATGAATGCTACAGCAGCACCGCCTCCTTCGGCGCCTTGCGCtgtacacacacacgtcactgacAACACGAAAATATAAAGCTGACGTGCGGCCCTGCATGCGTGTGGTGCAGCAAGACAAGCCTCTACCAAGCAGACGCAAAACAATAGAAAACCacacaataaaagaagaagggaaaaaaatggagcccAGACGGAAGCTCAGGCGGGGAGGACAATCATCAGTCGGAGTGttatactaaagaaaaaaaaagttctaaaGAATGTTTAATGCGTAAATTGCGCCAGAAAGTCCCTATTTCGTCCTCAGTTTCTCTTTTTGACtatgatgttgagagagagagagagagagagagagagagagagagagagagagagagagagagagagagagagagagagagagagagagagagagagagagagagagagagagagagagagagagagagagagagaaacatttacTGGGCCGGTCGGACAAAATACCTAAACATGACTTTACACAGAAAATAACCTGTAAATTACTCTTTTAAGTCCTGCTGTGATCATCCTCCGAGCCGTAAGTGAGCTTCCCGCTGCCGCGACTCCTGGCAAAGCAAAGGGCACGACACAAGAAGAGTGAGGGAAATACTTCACGTGAGGGAGGTcagaggacagggagggaaggacgtgATGGGGGGCGTGATGGCTGAGGTGACGATGAGGATGACGGTTGGTTTCTGGTGTCTACATTGTCTACTATTGTGTAAGGTGTGTTTGCCAATAGACGAAATTCCATACACGGGCAGCGCCACCCTCGGCCCGGCAGGGAAGTGTTCAGCGGGTTGGTGGTTAAGGCAGTGCTGCTTTTCCTCGTTTTCAATATAATGCCCGATCAATGGCGGCCTCGTGTCGATGGGGAGTCGAGCACATCAGCGCCAACTTATATGCAGACAAATCGTACCTATCGCTGGCATGACTCGCACGTTATCATTGATATTATGGAATGGTCTTCAGCGAAATTTCAGTAGAAATCAACTTCGATCTCCGATTTTTTTTATCGGTACTAGAGTGTGTTTGCTGCCTAATCTGGTAGAAGTATCATGTGGTAACGAGCACTGTCTAATTCAGGacgtttgtatatgttttcatagtcTGAACAGTGTGGCTGATTCCTGCCGGGTGAGCCGAGGCAAGCCGGAATGCGTTTGATGCGGAATAAGCCTAGCAGGGCGCACCAccccaattatatatatatacataaaacaatttTAGTCACttcagaagaaaaggaggaattaagGTGATGTATAACGATGAACTAGAgtcaaaataaagaataataaagactTTAGTATAACAACAGCTCATTTCTGACAACTCCTAAAATTTCTAGAGTAGTTTTGTCTTAAGTAATACCTAGTATTTGAGGAATGTTTCGGTTTATCTTTGCTAGCCTAAAAGGTGCTAAACATCACAACACTGAAATCATAAGTAAAATCAATGGCAAACGCTGCCGGTGGCCCTACTGCGGCACTGCGCCTCGCTGCCAGACGATCTCCGatactccagtttcctttcccgtCCAGAACGTTTCGTATTGTGCATGTTACGCCGGAGACAAGGACGGGACAACGGCGTGGCGAGGGAAACGAAACGACGCTAGACCTAAAGAAAGCGCAATATTATATTGTTTGGACAAATATATTGTTTAAAAATATCTGTGAATCGTTTGCAAGCATTTCAAATGCTTTTTTTTAAGCTTATATGCCTTGTTGTTTTGCTTTAGCTCGCTGCGGTGAGCACGGGCAGCGTCGGGGCGGCAGGCAGCGGGCTGCTGGCGTCTCATGGACCTTAAGTTTCGTATTGATTTGGCAGAgaacagggagagaagggtgtGGGGTGGTCACAGGGTGTGGCGGCTTGGAGGGGCGCTGCAGTAActgaagcgcacacacacacacacacacacacacacacacacacacacacacacacacatacacacggactTTAAAACCTCCAAAATCGAGAGAGTTTACATTTGGTGCCGCGCCAAAAGACGGTCTGTTCTAGAAAAGATTACTGTGACAACATTAGGCAGCAAGGTTTCATTATCATACTTTTAGGCACAACGCGACGCTTCACGTGATCGCCTCCGTCAAAGGAACCAAGTGAATGAAAGTCGAGATACTTTTTCCGTAGACTAAATTCAGATCTGTGGAGTCACGCTTCACCCGTGTCGCTCCAACGCTGCACTCTGCTCATGACGGGCTCACAACTCTGGGATGGGCACGTCCACTCACGGAGAGCTTGATTGTTTATAAGTAAGTCAGATAAAACGCTGAGGAAAGTTAAAATAAGTCGTGTCGCTATCCCATCCTTCCTTTGCTTGGTCCCTGATTTCGTTCGTGACGTGTTACCGCTCCCGACGATGCACGGTGAGCCGGAGTTACGGTTCCTCTGTGCAACATGCCATGAGAACTTACATACCATTAacaatatctatctatttctgtctgtctatttatctatctatctgtctatctatctatctacctatctctgtctatctctgtctgtctatctatctatctatctgtctatctatctatctaccaatctctgtctatgtatctatctaccaatacatacatacatacatttttttcttgctctttttctcccGATTTAGAAATTTCAAACTTTTACAGCTTCTGCATCTTTACCGAGACAGCTACTTTCCTGACGCGAACAGAACGAGTGTATCTCCAGCGACAGCCACTATCATGTATATAGCCAGATATTACAGTTCGGCGTCACGCTGTAGCCGAGTTCCGTGGCCTGGTGCACCAAAGGACGCTCGCATCACACTTGGCGTCCAGAGCGGCGGGTTTAACTCATATTTTGTGTGACGAAAGTGTCGCTGGTGATCAAGATTATGTGAGGCAAAATGGAGACGTGTTTAGTGAATGCCGTGAGGAGAGTCACACAGAACAGGTGTAAACAGAGTGCACTGGAACCCCGTCAATCGTGCCTTGGCAACACTGTACAGCGGTTAGTCATGGTTATCTATGTACATGTTGAGCACTTTTAAAATTACACTGAATAAATAAGCTCCCTCCACGCTTTATACCATGCTTTATGTTCATTGTGTAGCAGGTGAGtggtagccttttttttttttttttttacaacaaaggagacagctcaagggcacaaaaaaagtaaacaaaaagaggcgcgccattaagagagagagagagagagagagagagagagagagagagagagagagagagagagagagagagagagagagagagagagagagagagagagagagagagagagagagagagagagagagagagagagaaacaaggtgCTGAGGCTCCTTCCATGGGCGGTCTTTTCTGGTCTGGGGGGCCTGTTTCCTGCCTCGCTCAGTCCCTCCAGCCCCCGCCCCTCAAGCCTGTCCAGCCCCGGATACAGTGACAATAACAATCAATATCTCCGCGTCAACTCATTCTTCAACGTTTGTATCTCGCTGTCGATAAGTTCCATTGAGCAAAAAATCGAATGCCAGTATATATTCCAGTTATTACGGCTGGCCATACCTGATAATGACTATAAAAAGTACTGTCTGAATTGCCGCTACCTCACTGATAAGGCACCGGAGTCAGATCCATGAAGACATACGAAAATGAGCTCTTCTTTCGAGACTCTGAAGTTGCTCTTAGTCTCGTAAATGTGTTTGAACCTGACATTTTTTTCTGAATCGTTAAGACGTCTGAAAATTGTGGACCAACGGGGTTCCAGTGCATGCTGAAAGAGTGTACAGATCTAAGAGTcaccaaaattacaaaaaaaaacgaaaaaaaaagaaactgcttTGATGCCAGTGATAAGCAAAGATTAAGAGTGAGTAAAGTTTTCTCCGAGCGTGAAGGACGAACAGCTGGCCGAGTGTTGGGTGTGTTGAACGCGACTCAATGCATCATCAAACtattggtgtgtatgtgtgtgtgtgtgtgtgtgtgtgtatgtgtaagtaATGGTGAGTGCGGGTGCTGGTGAGAGCGTGGCAGTAGTGCTGGAGTAGGAAAAATACAGAGGGCTGCTACACCTACTGATGAGCGATACACAAGGAGAGGGCTCACAGCTCGCTAGCGTTACCTCCTGCGCCCCCGCCCTGCAGAAGAGTCACTCGTAAGTGGCCCTCGTCGTCCACTCCTACCGATTTGGAACAGAAAAATAGGCAGGAGCAGGCCAAGATGAAGAGACAGCCCGGCAGGATGCTGGCCACCAGGAGGATAGTGGCGGTCATCTCGGGGTTGAATTTGCCGATCACGAACTCGCTGCTTTGATCCGTGAAGTAGCAAGGGTAGCGGTCAGGGGTCATGCCATCCGAGCCGTCGTGGGCGTGGGTGTTGAAGAATGCCGTGCACTCCTTCCTCAGGGTGTTGACGCAGCCGTCGGGGTTGATGCGGAGCTGAGTGTTATTCATGACCCGCAGGGACGATTCTGGTGGGATGATCCAGTCGCTGCGGTTTCCGAGGTTCTGGTGAAGCGACAGCAGCTGCAGATAGTCTTTGAGATTGCTGAGCTCCTCCGTGCTGCCCATAGTGGCGTTGAAGCAGTCCTCCGTGAGAATGTCGTACGTCGTCTTGCCGTTCACTTTGTTGACGTAGGAACAAAATATGAATATCGCCTGACGCTTGTCTCGCCACTCCGGGCTGGAGCTGACGGCCTCGATGCTGGCGGACGTGATGTTGTCGGGGGAGTCCATGGAGGTGCAGGCGGTGGCCACCAACCTCTCGCGACTGAAGATGATCAcgttcctttccctcatttcgaGGTTGGTGCACTTCCTTTTGCAGTCAGTGAGGTAATCCCTCGCCTTCTCC
This genomic interval carries:
- the LOC126986837 gene encoding uncharacterized protein LOC126986837 isoform X1, with the protein product MTAEKQICFGICLCQMIAILSGVSLLYLAVIVIIPSKNELAMGFRTTPIMCTTVEAIDLAREGKKKPDGEEDACSWTTCGEWCLSKGSGTCMQIRVMVRNNGSKVNFRDCVDISDQNCSALNVTNTRSYKCKQGECKDITGLFYCTKDVENNDCKEITPAFVCHNKRINPKGIQCLEKCKDPLKGVYFCKAGKCQGLEKARDYLTDCKRKCTNLEMRERNVIIFSRERLVATACTSMDSPDNITSASIEAVSSSPEWRDKRQAIFIFCSYVNKVNGKTTYDILTEDCFNATMGSTEELSNLKDYLQLLSLHQNLGNRSDWIIPPESSLRVMNNTQLRINPDGCVNTLRKECTAFFNTHAHDGSDGMTPDRYPCYFTDQSSEFVIGKFNPEMTATILLVASILPGCLFILACSCLFFCSKSVGVDDEGHLRVTLLQGGGAGAAKDPVQFDELL
- the LOC126986837 gene encoding uncharacterized protein LOC126986837 isoform X2, which codes for MTAEKQICFGICLCQMIAILSGVSLLYLAVIVIIPSKNELAMGFRTTPIMCTTVEAIDLAREGKKKPDGEEDACSWTTCGEWCLSKGSGTCMQIRVMVRNNGSKVNFRDCVDISDQNCSALNVTNTRSYKCKQGECKDITGLFYCTKDVENNDCKEITPAFVCHNKRINPKGIQCLEKCKDPLKGVYFCKAGKCQGLEKARDYLTDCKRKCTNLEMRERNVIIFSRERLVATACTSMDSPDNITSASIEAVSSSPEWRDKRQAIFIFCSYVNKVNGKTTYDILTEDCFNATMGSTEELSNLKDYLQLLSLHQNLGNRSDWIIPPESSLRVMNNTQLRINPDGCVNTLRKECTAFFNTHAHDGSDGMTPDRYPCYFTDQSSEFVIGKFNPEMTATILLVASILPGCLFILACSCLFFCSKSVGVDDEGHLRVTLLQGGGAGGNASEL
- the LOC126986837 gene encoding protein tipE-like isoform X3, producing the protein MEAPEEKESLVSQLKYYTTLTLGTTACVSSFVFMFMIPWVLDPSISTLMANFDPDPVVCKTIRSEHEWGMKNCSWSSCKLGCTRDIYECDQIYVNYMLVPMKDFEGQDIDDDDELWVGRGLPLFINIKACGYPPSTNCTIFSDNYWPEGTIFPCYYSRADPDLVITNYSWNKEVQYIIMALLIPNMLCGISLGVVSYWWYPGCQKRRCQYQLPPDQEDASCNMENDEDDEDDDMEEVDCESGRDVSRDDNEMMDKKSRIHEEEKDRDTSINMPEEKV